Genomic segment of Apium graveolens cultivar Ventura chromosome 7, ASM990537v1, whole genome shotgun sequence:
cggactgattataatatttgtaattttattatattgttattttataaaaataaattataaaaattaataattatgtattattaagattaatgaatttaaaatatttaagtatTATTTTGTATGTGGTATATTAttgaaaaattcaaaatttagatagttcaaATCTTAAAAAGTCGTTCTAGTACAGCATATAGGTCGCTTCGTTGAGCGGGTGCAGAGCATATAGGGAAATGGAAGTCTTGAATAACAATGTATCCGGATGATTTgctattatttttttaatattgtttttctaagtatttttaatttattaattattttattatattataatttgaatatattattaaaagattcaaaatttagatagttaaaattttaaaaagtctGCAACCCATTAGTCATTTCGTTGAACAGGTGCATAGCGTATAGAAAAGTGGAAGTCGTGTGTGGATGATTTgctattattttttaatattatttttttaatttcgtcttgatttattaattattttgttattatttttgaaataataaaattaattttgaaagtaTTTGGTTCCCTGCAAAAGAGGTAAGAAAGATGTTTAGTgcgattagaaattaagttggataataattcatagagtttgtagttatattagtTACATGatctattatttttaattaaataatatttgtttaaactttattttggaaAGTGTTAACATACTTTTATAAAagtgttaaccaaccgaccaaacgaaaccatgtttcTTGGATGTATCGTTAGGTTGTGTCGAGTCAAATCTGCTCCGTTTTTTCCGTTACAGAAAAAAGATCCCTTCCCCCCGCTTTAAAAATTGATGAATATGAAGTCCGGGGGGCTGCAGGTACTATGGATCCTCTGACTCCCAATCGGGTTGCCTTCCCGAGTCTCGCCGGTCTTGCCTATAGGTCGTGATGTGCCTTGAAATGGTCGTCTCCTGTCCCCCTACCGACGGGGAATCCAGAGAAAGCGGCGCTTTCGTGTAACATGCTCTGGTCTCAATGCCCTTACGATGTAGTGATGACTTTCACGCGCTCTAAGCGCGGCCCGTGCGCGGTTAGGAAGATTGGCCGCAATCTGAGCGGTACCACCCACCCTACCCTACCATCTATAGGCGACCGTCTGTCCTACAGCCGCCCGAAAAGGAACTGCAGTGATCTtgaatagggatcctacatcgATAGATAAAATCCCCATAAAAATACCACTAGATCGAGCACCAGTGATTTCGTATCCGGTCAAAATCTTGGCTAATTGATGAAAGTGGGTAGCTCCAGTAGACCCATAGATCATGGAACAAATAGGGTGGCTAGGCCCAACCACCACACTACACATAAAGACGCGAACCTCCTCGTTACCGTACGTGCGACTCTCACTACATACGGCTCGCACAAAGACTCCTAAATCCATCCTGGTCCTTTTCTTTTATTCCACCTCTCCTCTCCAATTCTCAAGAAAACTTGCATTCCCCAAACGCTAATTAAATGGGGGGTCTTTCCTTTTTACCTATCGTATGTATCAGCTTGGTTTCATCCTGAACCAGGGGCATTCTTGCTGGCGCATGCGTGTAGGAAGTTCGGCGGCTTCATAAGCTAAAAGACTACGATTACAAGCCAAACAAGAAGCGACTCGCTTCTATTCTCACTGGGATTGGACATAGATGTGGGATTTATAAATCGTAGTAGTTCGCCAACCTCTCTTACTAACATATGATACAATTTAACTTCACGACACGGccaaaaaaagaaagaaagagctTCGGCTCGGTTGCCCTTCCTACACTAACGAATGCCTATTTTCTCTTCTCTGAAATCTACAACAAACAAGTGGGAGAGGCAGGATTCGAACCTACGTAGAAAAACTTCAACAGATTTACGGTCTTCCGCTTTTGACCACTCGACCACTCTCCCCTTCCCAGGCCCGGGCCGGGCCCCCCTCAATGGGTTAGAAGAAGGAGGGCGGATCTCTGAATCAATCAAAACAAGCTTATTGATTTTATTGAAGGGAACTAAGACTATTAGCTTAGCTAGCGTTCCGGGAGAATCTAGTCATTTAGTCATAACAATATCTGTAAAGCAAGGGGCAAGGCTTCTATGATAGCTTCCCCTCATGTAGTCGCCAGCCTTCCCCGGCCCCCCTTCGTTGCTTCTGGCGAAGCTGCAGGTTCATGAGCAAGTGAATGAACGAGCCATGTTACTAAAAGGATTTACGACAAATAAGGCCTTTTACCTTTGTATTCGTTCGCCAAATCTTGTTCAGTTTCATCCAAGCTCGGTTTTTTCTGAATCTCCGTGGAAGAAGAAGCGGTTCACCAGCCACTACATATGTGGATCCCACCAATTTCTTAAACGTGGCGGCTGCTCGCTCTTTGATCAGTGATTCACCGGCCACTAGATCGATGAAGAATCTCTCCAAAATATACTTTTTGATCGGTAATTCACCGGCCACTAGATCCAGGGATCCCACCTTATTCTCAAATCTGGTGGTTCGGTTGATTGGCACTCCTGTAGGTGCATCTTGCATACAAGTCCCCATCTCTCTTAAACTTCCCCCGGTCTTCGGCCCGAGCTGTATGAGGCAGAAACTCGTCCCACGTACGGTTCGGAGTTTTGGACATAACTTTGGAACTTTTATAATATCGGCTTTGTTGTTTGCTCTTCACACGCCACTACTTGACTGCCTGGCTCACTCTGGCATTTACTATCCAAGTACATCAAGATCTCCATTATGATGTTGAAAACTGCCCCGGTAGCCTTTTGAAAAGGTATATCCGCTCCTTCTACTCTCTTAATTGGGATCTCGGAGTGGTTAACCATTCCTATGAATGAGTTGAGAAGGCCATTGTGTTACAACCGGACCTCAAGAATTGGCAATCCGCTGTCAGAGATGGCCTAATTGAAGTTGGGGTTGATCCCTACAACGGTTTCACTTTGAAATCACTATGTGGGTATcaagattggaggcactacctTTGATAAGATGGGTAATCGCCGCAGTGGTAGTGGGTCATCTCCAACAATATGCTAAACCCTTGAATATAAGGGTTGCTTGTTCATGCCATTGTCGAGAGAATCTTGGTAAGCATCATTATCTTCTTCTGTTTTATCTGCCTCCAAACAATCTGCTATTGGGGTTGGTCTCCCGCGACCGCAGCCACGAGAAAAGAAGAAAGAGCTAGAGGCAGCTACTATGATACAAAGACAGAAGCATCTTCTACTGTATTTCTTTTACAACCTTCTTCGATCAAATGAAGTCCTTCTGAACTGGAATCGTGAATGGTACTCGAACCCATATCTACGTGCGACTTTCCTTTAGTCGATTATGACGGGAAAATCCCGCTGCCCGGGGTCTCGGCGCCCCCTCCACCTTTCCGCGAGGTATTTTCCTAGCTGCCTTACCTTTAACCCACCCCCATTCTTATGTGCCATCGTCTTACCAAGACCTTATGTTCAAATAGAACCGCACCCCTCTTATCGCCCCCTTCCCTGCCACTCCCTTCTGAGTGCGGCTTCTGTTCCGCCGCTTCGGCATAATTCATAAAACTCCGCTTGGACTTGCTGGAAAAAAGGACTATCCCTTACCGCTTCTCTCAGGCTTTCGATGAAAGGAACGCAATAGTAGGAAATTTGAAAATGAAATATCTCAACTGGCTGCTATTATTCAACAAATCTACCGCTAAGCTAACGAGGTTAAAAATAAAGAAGAGAAATTGGGCCATCTTTATAACTTCTCCTTTAGAAAAGTAAACAAGACGCTATCACAGTTGTACAGGGAACTGTAGAGTGTCCTTCTTTCGTCTAACTGGTTTTCCGAGATCATCTTGCCCTTTTATCTTTCAACAAAGTCAGGTGATAGCTTCTTATAATCCAGGTTGCTAAGATTGGAACTTGGAAATAACTCAACAGTTTTCCGGCGCAAACAAAATTGGCGTAGTTTAGTTTCAATAAGAGGAGCAAGCTCCAGGTGGAAGGGAGACCGACCCACCTCTCCATGTACTGCCGCTCCTTCGGAGGAAGAGGGTCCTTCACTGCCCTCAAGTTTCTTAAAATTAAAAGAGGGCGCTTGTTCGACCCTGTGAAGCGCACAATCCCCTTCTGGTTGATCCAAAGGCATCGCACAATCCACTTCTGATTGACCCAGACGCAGCATACAATCCACCTCGGGGTGCCGAGAACCATGTACAGGGACGCGACAAGCCCTGAAATATGCGGGACAATAGATGGAAACAAATTCTCTAGACTAATTATTACCATTCCCAAGGAGTTGAGAATAAAATACACCATAAGCAATTAAAAAAGCCATCGTTGAAGCAAAACCCCAACCGCATAATAATAAGGGTAAGAAACAATTTTATCCGTATGTTACGAAAGAAAGACCAGGCGATAAAGAATAGAGAAGGCTATGGGGAAAAAGATATCAGACCTGGATCGCTCCAgacatattcaattctttctccCCCATTTCGGATAGCCAGAGTCCGACGTTGATTTCTGATTTCAATGTAAGTTTCAGGGAGGCCCATCTGGCTAGTTCAGCTATCACTGCTGGAAGCCCCTGCGGTTGTTCGGCTGACGCCTTTTCTTTAAGAATTTATTTCTCCATCTAAGGTCAGGGAGGAACATGAGGGAAAGTCGAGTAGTTCTAGTGCAACCACGTATATACTACAGAAAAGTTTTGCTGTTTCAATGAGTCGGTGCGCACAGGAAAAAACCATTCCCTGCAAAAGAGATGGGACCCTCTCGTTTAGGTCGACCGCTCTACGACGATGAAGCTTTTTTCGAGAGAGGGACTTGACTCCTATACTTTCTATTCTATTAGTCAAGCGCTACCACCCTATAGATTAAGGATATCTTTTGAATAGCTTCGAAGCCTTCAATATTGGTATGAATACTTTGCTTCCTGTTCACTGAACAACCCCCCAACACTTAAATATACTTTAAATGGCGAACTCAACCTCTTTTTTTGAGCTATTGAATTAGGCGGTCCGAAAAGAAAATCTTTCTCACTTCCCTTGATCAGAAAATGCTCTGAATGGTAGTAAAGCAAGTTGTATGTATCTTGGTAGAAGTAGACCTAGAGCTCTGGGGCTTTAAGGGAGAGGGCTGGTTTGGAACCCTAATCCAGACCAGAAGGGGAACTATATCCTTCATTCGGGTTAGACTATCACACACGAGAATCTCCCGGGCCTCCGGTCTCCTTTAGCTCTAGCGGACGTGGTTCTGTAGTTCTTCTGGCCTTCCTTCATATCGTAGCCTTAGCTTATCGATGGGTCTTGCATTATATACAACATTATTTTCTTTTACTCATGCCTTGGAAAGTGGAACGGGGCCAACACCTGTTATTATTCTTGAATGGTCTGATTTCGGAGGGAATGCTTCAGAGCTAAGAATAATTTGTAAGAGATTGGGCAGATAAAACACTACTTCTTTGGGAGTTATCCCTTGTTACCCCCGGTCGGCTATTCGATGAAGAAAACAGACTTTAGTCAAGTGGTAAGGTAGTTTAGCTGGTTAGAGCAAAAGACTGAAAATATCCTTGAATAAAACAGACTTTAGGAAGGTGGTTCAGGCAGCTCAGCCTGTTAGAGCAAAGGACTAAAAATCCTTGTGTGAGTGGTTCGAATCCACTTTCACTAATTGGAAGGAAAATGAGGGCTTCGATCCATTGCGATTCGGTTCCTTCTCGAAAGGATTTTCCCGTACGATTAGCCAGCCTTGCGGCGGCAAAAGGATTAGACGTTACCCCATGCTACGGTTCCCTGCGGTCCGAACCCGGTGCCGCATTAAGTTAGGGAGTTGGGCGATAATAGCTGCTCCGCATCCTAAAGCGCGCTGCCCTCCTAGGCGCGCAACAGTAAGTAATCCAAGCCAACCCACATTACTGACTAACAGTGGATAATCATATTTCTTATACGTACTAAATACAATTTTGCAAAATGAAGGTTGCATTAATTATAAAGATCTCTGGGGAAACCGCTAAAAAAAGATTGAACATGTGAGAGGATCCGTACAAATTCTGCTTTCATTTCCCCCGTCAGGAGCATAGAATTACTTACGTTACGGTCTTCCGCAGGCAGGCTGCACTCTAGGCAGCCCCCAGGCTTTCTCGACCCGATGTCACGCTTATAATAGTATTCCCTTTGTTCCTCCCATTTATTTACGCATTCCTTTTTGagatgtcccttccaattgtttacatttcaaaagtTTCCATAAATAGTAAagtttttttatataatttttaaaataactacatccactacttctcgccactatatccactttatacatataatattaattggTTCAACTATTTTAACCTTGCTCCGctactttatcatttttattAAAATCCGTGCTCAACCCAAAtataaacatttgggagggacggaggaaGTATAATATAGATAAGCTCGTCAGCATGCTTATGCCACGTCATATTTTCATTCATAACTTTAAAAAATTTGACATATTGCACAAACATTAGAAAAATGAACAAAAAATAGTTCTTTTTTTGTCCGGAAAAATAAGACTTTGTTGTAATATCCTAGCTATAAAAGAACAACCGGAGAGCTACTAAATTTAATAGAAGGAGGTAAGAAGCTGAGCATAGAAAGAAAGCTCGGGTGCATCTTTCTTCATTACCGAGTGTGGCTATTTATAGCCAATGTGAATTTGCAAGAAGCCAGAACATTAAATGCATACACAAATTCTACTCCTATAAATCATAGCCCTACTATTTGATTCATTGACCACATGCATGGCAATCACTATATTATAACACTCCCCTTTGATTGTCATGATAGTGTGGATCATCAattgcctcgttaaaaccttgtcaaagaaaaacccagtgggataaaaactttaacgaaggaaaaagagtacaatcTCCCCTTGGAAGAAAAAAACATCAATCACTGGAGTTTTGTTGCAGCATATTCTTGAGTCGACGCATTCCAATGTTATGTCGCAGCTTTGCAAAGGTTGAATTTGGTAATGATTTTGTGAATAAATCTGCAAGGTTGTCACATGATTGAATTTGTTGTACATCAATTTCTCCATTCTTTTGAAGCTCATGAGTATAGAAGAATTTTGGTGAAATGTGCTTCGTCCTGTCTCCTTTGATGTATCCCTCTTTGAGTTGATCAATGCATGCAGTGTTATCCTCAAACATAACAGTAGGACTTCTCGTGATGTCCGGCAATCCACATGATTCTTGAATGTTCTTGATAATAGATCGCAACCAAACACATTCTCTATTGGCTTCGTGAATTGCAATTAGCTCTGAGTGATTTGTTGAGGTTGCCACTGTAGTTTGCTTTGTGGATTTCCATGAAATGGCTGTACCGCAATATGTGAATACATATCcagtttgtgattttccaaaatgaggatctgacagatatccagcgtctgcatatccaatcaactgagatgtcgagttctctgGAAAGAATAACCCAAAGTCAACGGTTCCACGAAGATAACGAAATATATGCTTGATCCCATTCCAATGTCTGGCCATCGGAGAAGAGCTAAATCTAGCCAATAAATTGACAGCAAAGGCAATATCTGGCCTTGTATTATTCGCAAGATACATAAGTGCACCAATTGCTCCAAGATATGGGATTTCAGGACCAAGAACTTTTTCATCATCTTCTCGTGGTCGAAATGGATCTTTATCTGGTTCTAAAGATCTAACCACCATTGGAGTAGTCAACGGATgagatttatccatgtaaaatcTGCTCAAAACCTTTTCTGTATATGTAGATTGGTGGAGGAAAATTCCTGATGACAAGTGCTCGACTTGTATACCAAGACAATATTTTGTCTtcccaagatctttcatttcaaactctgtCTTTAGATATATGACAGCTTCATCAACCTCTGTAGCTGTTCCTACAAGgtttaaatcatccacatatacagcaATAATCATAAAACCAAATTGTGATTTTTTTGATAAAAACACATGGACAAATTTGATTACTAATATACCCATTCTTTTGTAAATAACGACTAAGTCTGTTATACCACATACGATCAGATTGTTTCAAtccatacaatgatcgttgaaGTTTAATGGAGTATATATGACGAGGTTTCTTGAACTCATCCATTTTTAATCCTTCTGGGATTTTCATAAAAATATCACTATCAAGTGATCCATATAGGTATGCAGTAACAACGTCCATAAGACGTGTTTCTAATTTTTCTTTAGATGCCATACCTAATATAAAACCAAAAGTAATTCCATCCATTACTGGCGAGTATGTCTCATGATAATCAATGCCAGGCCTTTGAGAAAACCCTTGTGCTACAAGTCGGGCTttatatctcataatttcattcttttcatttctttttcttatgaatacccatttattCCCAACAGGGTTCACACCGATTGGTGTTTGGACAACAGGTCCAAATACTTCTCTTTTGCGCAATGAATTTAATTCTGTTTGAATTGCGTCTTTCCATTTTAGCCAGTCTTTTCTTTGACGGCAttcatccacactttgtggttcaggatcagaatttatgtcGACATCCAATGCCGCtgaatacacaaatacatcatcgattatggctttacttcgatcccataatttcatatcatgcacataatttattgaaatttcatgattgtttaatccCGAATCTTCAGGGACGGGAATCTCTTCAGGAGATAATACCACTTCGGGGGTATTTGCTTCTTCTGGAGCATGTGCCACTTCAGGGGCAATTTTCTTTGTCTTTCTTTTTCTTGGTGCAACATCTTTCGCACCGACCGGTCTACCACGCTTCAGGCGTGGCTTTGAATCTGTAACCAATTCATTTGTACTTGATTTTTGAATTGGTATATCTACTCTAGCTGGAGTATTTACTGCAGGTATATGAGATTTAATTACATTTCTAGAATCGTTAAATGCGTCAGGCATTTGGTTTGCGATATTTTGCATATGTAtgattcttttaacttcaagttcgCATTTACCGGTACGTGGATCTAGAAAATGTAACCCCGATGCATTTCATGTTATGTCAGGATTAACCTTATTCACatgtttatctccccctaagggaggaaacaaagattCGTCAAAATGACAATCTGCGTATCGTGCAGTAAATAAGTCTCCAGTTAGTGGTTCAagatatctaattatagatgTTGAATCAAAACCAACATAGATACCTATTCTTCTTTGAGCTCCCATCTTCGATCTCTGTGGTGGAGCAATCGGTACATATACAGCACTTCCGAAGATTTTGAAATGAGAAATATTAGGGATTTGACCAAGTACCATCTGTAGTGGAGAATGTTGATTATAGGCAGTTGGTCTAATCCTTATAAGATTAGCAGCATGAAGTATTGCATGACCCCAAATAGATGTAGGTAATTTGGCTTTCAATAACAACGGTCTTGCAATAAGTTGAAGTCTTTTGATAAAGGACTCGGCTAacccattttgtgtatgtacatgAGGAACTGGGTGCTCAACTGAAATTCCTACAGacatgcaatagtcaacaaaggtTGCAGATGTGAACTCACCGGCATTATCTAAACGAATTGACTTAATACAATGGTCTGGGAATTGAGCTCGCAACTTGATTATCAGGGCAAGTAATTTTGCAAAAGCATCATTACGAGTTGAGAGAAGACaaacatgagaccatctagttgagGCATCTATTAGTACCATGAAGTACCTAAATGGACCAGATGATGGGTGGATCGGTCCACATATGTCGCCCTGTATCCTTTCTAGAAAACTTGGACTTTCAAGCTTAACTTTAGTAGGAGATGGCCGAGTAATCAATTTTCCTAAAGAACATGCCGAACATGGAAGGTCATTTTTAGAAAGAACTTTAAGATCTCTAAGAGGATGTCCGGTAGAATTCTCTATAATACGACGCATCATAGAGACTCCAGGATGACCTAATCTTTCATGCCAAAGGGTAAATGATTTTGGATCTATGAGTTTGGAAGCAATGACATTGTGTGACTCAATGGTTCtaattttcatcatatataatcctgaggaaagtgactgaaacttttctaagattttcttgttGCTAGAATTAGCAGAAGTAATAAGGAGATATTCTTTACCAGCCTCAGAAGTGGTTTCGATGTGAAAATTGTTAAATCTGATATCcttaaaactaagaagatttctagTGGACTTACTAGAAAATAATGCATTTGGAATATGTATGTGTGTACCATTAGGTAAGACGaaactagcttttccaaaaccTTCGATTATATTAGATACGCCAGAAATCGTTCCAACTTGAGCTTCAGTTTTGGTTATATGGGTAAAGTATTTTTTATTTtgtagaatcgtatgagttgtaccacaatcagcaatgcatatatcttcagAATCCATTCTGTATATAATTAAGAAACATGATTTATTTGATAAGAACATAACACATTACATAGATAAAATAAAGCACACAGTACGCACTAGTAACTATAGTAATTCAGACCATTAATGCTCATTCCTCCGGTTACTAATAATTTTATGAAAACTAATCCTCAGCCTCCCACATGGGAGTTTCGTTAGTCTCATTAGGACCATTAACGCTTATTCCCCCGGTTGATATTATAAGAGAATCATCTAAGTTGTTGGCGAAATTGGTTTCCACCATTTTCCCTTTTGATCTTTTAGATGACTGATATAAATCAACAAGATGTTGTGGGATATAACAATTACGTGACCAATGCCCTTCCATTCCACACTTGTGACATAAATTGTTAGTTTTCCCTCCTTGTGGTGCCTTTCTTTTGCTCTGTGTTTCAGGTTGCCACTTCTGGTGACCAAAGCTATAATAAGGACGAAAATGCCCACGACCACGGCCTCGTCCACGGTAGCGACCATGGCCTCGTCCACCTCTATGCCCTTTTCCACGTACATTCTGCTGGAATGTCGTGTTATTTACTTCTGGTAAAGGGGCAGATCCCGTTGGACGGGATTGATGATTCTTAATCACCAATTCATGATTCTGCTCGGCAACAAGGAGGGTTGAAAGGAGATCCCCAAACTTGGTAAACTTGCGCTCCCTGTACATCTCGGCTAAGTTGATATTATTGGGATGAAAAGTGGATAATGTTTTGTCGATCTTTCTTTTCTCAGTAACAATATCACCACACATAATGAGCCTAGAACTTATTTTGAATAGTGCTGAGCTATATGCCCGAACACTCTTAAAATCTTGAACCCTTAGATTAGCCCAATCATTTTCAGCTGCAGGTAGATAAACTAGTTTCTGATGATCGAACCTATCCTTtagattttcccataaaataaagGGATCCTCGACTTCTAGGTACTCAGATTTTAGATCTTCATGCATGTGGTGTCGAAGGAAAATAATAGAGGTAAAATTTTCTTCAATTGTGGATGTGTTTTCTGCCTTTATTGTGTTGCCTAATTTCTTTGAACCCAAATGCAACTTTACATCTTGTACCCACGATAGATAATTCTCCCCAGAAATGTCCAATGCAACGAACGACAAGTTTGTAAGATTTGTCATTTTAATCTGAATTTAACACCAAAATTATTAACTTAAATTTTCAATATAAATATTACATACAATCCTACTGAATCTGGTGCGTTAACAAGTAAGCAATAATAAATGTGTACATCATTATTATCATCGATATTATAAATAGatctatatataaaatgacaaaTGGATTTTCACCCGCCATACGGACGTCTGCGTATACAGGTTATCTCCAACCAATAATATATTTAAGTGGAAAATCCTGCATAAGTTAGTTAGGCACAAAAGAATTATTATTCAATAGGCAGGCAATTTATAAATCAAGGTTCCCACTATATTTCGGTATTACCCAAAATTATATGGTACCGTAAATAGGCGGTGCTCCGGCCATATGTAGTTAAAATATTAGTAGAGGGTGTAACCACGTCTACTCATATATATGTacatttaaataaaattatacctTCTCAGTTCCGGCAGGGcttcgtgctgataacgtgttgtAATATCCTAGCTATAAAAGAACAACCGGAGAGCTACTAAATTTAACAGAAGGAGGTAAGAAGCTGAGCATAGAAAGAAAGCTCGGGTGCATCTTTATTCATTACCGAGTGTGGCTATTTATAGCCAATGTGAATTTGCAAGAAGCCAAGAATATTAAATGCATACACAAATTCTACTCCTAAATCATAGCCCTACTATTTGATTCATTGACCACATGCATGACAATCACTATATTATAACAGACTTTTCTTTGTTCACTACAATGCCAC
This window contains:
- the LOC141673502 gene encoding uncharacterized protein LOC141673502, coding for MTNLTNLSFVALDISGENYLSWVQDVKLHLGSKKLGNTIKAENTSTIEENFTSIIFLRHHMHEDLKSEYLEVEDPFILWENLKDRFDHQKLVYLPAAENDWANLRVQDFKSVRAYSSALFKISSRLIMCGDIVTEKRKIDKTLSTFHPNNINLAEMYRERKFTKFGDLLSTLLVAEQNHELVIKNHQSRPTGSAPLPEVNNTTFQQNVRGKGHRGGRGHGRYRGRGRGRGHFRPYYSFGHQKWQPETQSKRKAPQGGKTNNLCHKCGMEGHWSRNCYIPQHLVDLYQSSKRSKGKMVETNFANNLDDSLIISTGGISVNGPNETNETPMWEAED
- the LOC141673500 gene encoding uncharacterized protein LOC141673500, which codes for MGTCMQDAPTGVPINRTTRFENKVGSLDLVAGELPIKKYILERFFIDLVAGESLIKERAAATFKKLVGSTYVVAGEPLLLPRRFRKNRAWMKLNKIWRTNTKLRQKQRRGAGEGWRLHEGKLS